The Haematobia irritans isolate KBUSLIRL chromosome 1, ASM5000362v1, whole genome shotgun sequence DNA segment TCATGAATCACCAAGTTTGCCAATTTACCATTGGTGGTCAATGTACCACTATGCGATTCTACAATGTTTTTAAGTTCTGtcaaattattaatattatcgaaataaatattaaaatctttGAACAATTTACTTTTCTTAATGGGACTTTGTAAATTAGCTTTGGCTTTTGATGATGTCGAAGGAGTTGGTTCCTCCTCTTTGAGTTCTGTTTTTATTTCCTTCTTAATAACAAAATCATGCATTGTTCGTATTTTTCTTCCTTCATCtttgctattgaaatttttaccttCATTTtccactttaatttttttgttttccacaaaaagtttttcttcttCAGGGGGATTTTGGGATTTTCTCTTCTTGTTACTGCCACTATCGCTAGGTGTTGTAATTTTCTTTTCCTTTTTAATATTGGTAACCGGACTTTCTTCTGTTTCgcttttaatttcctttttggGTGTAATCACACCTTGTAGATTCAACTTACTATTGATTTGTAGTTTATCTTCATCCTCATCATCGCATCCTTTTATTAGTAGATCAACATTAACATTATTTTTGGAAGCCTCATACATATTTTCTAAATGTTCCAAATCGGTGGCTTCTTTGGTAGATTTATCATCACGCAGACGTGTGATTCGAGGAAATCGTATCGATATTCCCGATGCTGTATGTTCCCCAGATTTAGTATACTCGGCACCAGTTATTTCCCAAACCGGCATTACTTTGGGATCTTTAGCCACAAAGTCTGGAATTAAGGGTTTATTACACAGAAACCAAGTGGGCAAACGATTGGCATCAGATCTCTCCATAAGTTTCATTAGATGATCATGCATTTGCAATCGAGTATTATCATCCAAACCAGTGTGGACTTTGGTAACAGTTTTCCACAAACGATCCCTCCGATCATAACAACCCATTAGAAATATACTTAGAACGCCACCTTTTTTCCCTGAACCATATGAAGCTCCAAGAACGACTAAATCGGCAGTATCTGCCATTTGCCCCCCAAAGAGGTAATCTTTTTTCACTTTTAACCAACCTCTTTTGCCAGGTTGGTATGTGCCATTGGGATCCTTTAAGACTACACCTTCCAGATGAGCCTTCAATACTTTGGCTGTCATTAAAGCTAGTTCATTTttagttttcaaaaaataagaTTCCGATAACTGAACGTAGTTTTTAATAGGATTTATGTTATCCTCTAGAATTTTCCTTCGTTGTTTACAAGATCTAAAAGTGAGGAATAAAGGTTAATGTTAATATTTCTGTAATTTATCTTAGTTACAAATACATACACATTTGTTAAATCTTCTCCCTTAAAGAGAATACAATCGAAAACGAATAGGCAAACTTCAGCATGGGGATATTCTTTCTTCTTATGGGCACCCAAAGAACCAAAAGGTAAAAGTTCTCCCGTCTTGGTATCGACTAAAATTATCTCTGAATCTAAAATCATATCGCCAGCACCGGGAAAAGCCTTAAAattatatcgatagaaataatcatCAGTTATAATAGATTCTGTTTTTACCTTTGGTATAAATTCCTTAAAACGTTTAACTTTGTGCTCCATTACTGGTTTTAAATTACGGCTAAAAAatctgtaaatatatttttaatttgatgttATCTTAATGTCTTCTATTTCATAATTTCCTGCATACTTAAATTCATTCCCCTGCTTGTGTATTTGGACCCTTTCGCCATCATATTTAATTTCACTGAATAACCCCATAGGACTCTTTCGAAACGCTTCCTCCACAGAATTACAAGCATTGGCCAACATAGGTGAAATAGGTGTCATCACTTGAACATTACCTGCTTTTGCTCCCTAAAATTAATCcctaaaaaataaacttttttttattttttaagaaatcattATACCTTTTTGCCTTTGGCTTTATCTGCCATTGGCATAAGATCTTTGGTGGGTTCTCCTTTCTTAAAGGAAAATTGTTTTACAACTGCCGCTAAGTCTCGTGTTGCTTGATAAGACGAATAAGCCATGGGTCCAAAAGCTGCCAAAACATGACTGGCTTTTGCATTCATTCGCAAGTCCTGTTTGATTATGCGTATAATCtggaaatagaatttatttgtttattgtaGCATAGCAGCAGCATATGCGAAGGTCGATCGATAAGAACTTAATctacaaaaagaaagaaaattttggaaatgtggctgtttttttttcactcgATAGAGGTACTTGGTTAAGCGATGTTCTTTAACCCGTATGAAAAGTACATATTACCATGACCTGATCTGTTCAAACGAATTTGACAGTGTCAAAGCAAGAACATACGGtcaattcaacaaatttaaaaatgatttgGTGAAAGCTATGGGTCAATATGTTGCCATTGTGAAGAGGACGCCAAAGTCTTTTTTCAGAATGAACCCATCTTGCCAACAGCTTTCTCAAGCCCAAGAttttagagctcgaccgaagcggaGTTTTGTAGCTGAAGGCGAGAAAGGCAAACTTGGctgattatcaatttttttgtggaaatctaaAACCGATTCTTCGGTGGAGCTCTACAACGTTTTTTGCAGGATACCtaccacacacaccttcaatcgATAGTCtgccaatcacggttgccactcgagccaaacataatctaacaaaatttggagaaaattttaccaaacacctgccaaataaaaaattcttatctaaaaaaaattttctatagaaaattttgttaaaattttatttctatagaaaattttgtcaaaattttatttctatagaaaattttgtcaaaattttatttctatagaaaattttgtcaaaattttatttctatagaaaattttgtcaacattttatttctatagaaaattttgtcaaaattttatttctatagaaaattttgtcaaaattttatttctatagaatattttctcaaaattttatttctatagaaaactttgtcaaaattttatttctatataaaattttgtgaaaattttatttctatagaaaactttgtcgaaattttatttctatagaaaattttgtgaaaatattatttctatagaaaattttgtgaaaattttatttttatagaaaattttgacaaaattttatttctatggaaaattttgtgaaaattttatttctatcgaaaattttatttctatagaaaattttgtcaaaattttattttcatagaaaattttgtcaaaattttatttctgtagaaaattttgtcaaaattttatttctatagaaaattttgtcaaaattttatttctatagaaaattttgtcaaaattttatttctatagaaaattttgtcaaaatgttatttctatagaaaagattgtcaaaattttatttctacagaaaagattgtcaaaattttatttctatagaaaattttgtcaaattttatttctttcgaaaattttgtcaaaattttacttctacagaaaattttgtcaaaatgttatttctatagaaaaaattgtcaaaaattttttttctacagaaaagatagtcaatattttttctatagaaaattttgtcaaaatctaggaAGATCCTGCTGCATGCATGGACTACCAGGAAATTTAAGGATGGATATGGGTGCCCTCTTAGCAGGTGACATTCACGACGATACTTTACGTGTGATTCTTGCTGGAACCAACTCAGCTGATTTCAATCTCTAAATGGAACAAGGTGTTCCAGACGGTGGGTCACGCTTTGGTCATCGCGAAAGAAGTCGACAGAAATTGGAACTAATATTGAAGAATATGTCTTTTAGGTTAGCATCTCTTGCGCCGAAGTGAATCTAGAAACATGATTCCTTATCCcacagcaaaaatattttttgaactgGGAGACAATGAGAATTTGGCATGGTCAAACTTAAATGTTTTGTTACATCGTTTCGTGCGATATAGAGGATTTTGTCCGGCCACTACGGCGTATATTCAAGTTAGATGTGTGTTGTCTCCTATGAGAAGACTTTTACATAAAACAGAAGAATTCACCAGAATGTAAACCAAATGATTCACAGCAACTATTAACACAAGTCAATGGAAATATGTAAATGAAGTTATGGCTTTGTATTGTGGAACCATTTTACCCAAACGCTAATCGGTGTAGATCGGTCGAAAATTGATACTGAAAATCTATATTGGCACATTGTGAATTACCGTTTTCAAGTCACTTGATGTTGTTCTTTTACATAACTGTTGTAAAAGTTCAGTCTGTTCATCCTCTTTGGTACGTTGTTCGAGTTTCTTCAGAAATTCATCAACATCTTGCAAATAAAGCGTACTATCTTTCTGAGGTTTCAATTTAATGGAGGCTTCAAAGAATTTTCGAAGGGTCTCTGAAACATCTCCCTCTGTAAGATAAAAGAAAGTATACATGTTTATTAGCTAGGATATCACTACACTGAAAATGCAAAATCTGTACCCTGCTCCAAATCCAAATGCATTTTCTGTACATCACAATTAAAGAGGCGAGAGAATAGCTTCAACATTTgcttattttgtaaattatagACAGCTTGCGAATCAGATGGTATTAACATTCGAATCCAGAGCAATGTATCACCCTGGAATTCCCTCTTATTACAGCCTTTCCTAAGAAAATCCTTAAGAATTTGGGCTTTGTTGTTATAACTCCGTTCTGCAGCAATTTCATCACAAATTCGGGTGAATGTAAAAAGCCGGTTATCTTCAACACAATGGGACATATTCTTTGTTGATTTAACAAAGCGATGCAAAGATATGATACGAAAAACTTTGTACTTATTaaataacatacaaacaaataaaacaataataatagtttacaaaatattttaaacaacaATTCCAATATGAGTTGATTGTTTGAGAAGTAAATCATCTAGCGGCTGTTTTAAACAGCTGTCAATTTGAAAAGCACAGTCAGGGTTGCCAAGAATACTTGCATTTAATGCTAATTAAAACTTAAGGTAGGTTTCCACGGTTGGTGCACCAAAGTAGCTGTTAATGCTATGTGCCCACTGACTCGTctcttcattcgtttttccaaaacatttcaccgttcacaccgagtTGAGATGTTTCAGTTTGACGGTTGTCAtggaccctgccaacattttttgaatttgggggcgcttctgagaatccccagtacgtcgaaaacaatcatatacgatatcaaaaactcgtcggaaaagcgccgtcactattgagaagttgtaccacgccaagttactacaaaaaggtttcgcatgagtgcaattattaggtgcctttatagatcaaattagaacgacgccaataagagaccctccaaacaatcagaaaaagcacattttaagatagtggtaaaagaatcattgtggtcgagtaaaacacgtttgtttagatatttattaatttgattaatcatttacaaattcttaaaaatataacatttataccactatcacatcacatttaacataattttttgcattaatgatgatgtagagttacaattagcgagttacatgttgcaccgtctatcagccagtgtttttattcgatggaggcagcgtgtctgtaaaatatttgaaaaacaatcactttattccatttggaaaatcaaaaattgttcaccaatatacctttcacaattttaagcgtaaaatctatgttttcagaactttattttcgtttttatttaaataaaatataacaagctggttgcgcttggcgtttcacaaaaaataaaatggcttttgtaaaagtagtgatggcaaaatacatgtatgaagtacattttgtactttatgatatgctgccccccatcacagtaggatggttgtagtgacatttacgagtctgtggtagcgatgaagatgaaatggaactttgaaatgctggcaggggaaagtcgaaatttccatttactataaattcaaatatacgtaccgtttgttcaaataaataacGCGATCACAAaggcaaaacattttttaagttattttcacGTCCCTATGTTCTTCAAAGCCTTTCTTAAtcgttttttctatgaaatttattttaataatttgacatGCATTTTGAAAAGAGTATGTTCAGTTAGAGCATATTCCAAATTGGAggcgtttaaattaaaaaattaaagtgttttgtaggaaaacttgtgttctgaacttgattttttgtatggggaaaacgactcgttttgaaatgcttataaagggaaaacatttcaaaccccaaaacatgcttggtgagatcgccatataaatttgtaaatgaACGAAGTTTTAGTGTTTTGTCACatcatttttttcactaaaggtgagtattaagttcgagtttagccgctaaaaacgtcatttttaaacgattacttttctttaataatccattttaaggaatacaaactttgtgaaaatttgctttgggcttttccccatcaagttataataaaatttgcaacaaatatgtataatttcatgcatttttcttactgatttggttttcactttagcgattttagcggctaaactcgaacttaatactcaccttaaagtgaaaactaaatcagtaaaaaaggcataaaattatacatttttgtttaagcattataacttgatggggaatagcccaaagcaaattttcacacagTTTGTATTCCTCAAAATGgactattaaagaaaagtaatcgtgaaaaaatgacgattttagcggataaaggtgggtattaagttcgagtttagccgctaaaatcgtcattttttcacgattacttttctttaataatccattttaaggaatataaactttgaaaatttgctttgcgatattccccatcaagttataatgaactctgcgacaaatatgtataatttcatgacgttttttattcatttagttttcactttaaggtgggtattaagttcgagttttttcactaaagtgaaaactaaatcagtaagaaaaggcataaaattatacatatttgttgcacattttattataacttgatggggaatagcctagagcaagttttcacaaagtttgtattccttaaaaagtattattaaagaaaagtaatcgtgaaaaaatggcaattttagcggctaaactcgaacttaatactcacctttagtgaaaattaacggctaaactcgaacttaatacccaccttaaacacgaacttagtacccacctttaaggtgagtactatgttcgtgtttttcaccaaaacactaaattaaaagtacaaataaatttaggaagatgattatattttgatcaagtcttgtcAAATAGTGGAAGGAAAAGATCCAAGaaattgattgtaaataattttatatttctaaattaattaattaaaaacgtaaccaagaaaacaagctggttttcagcttgaaaactgaacatagtactcagctttagtgTGAACGTAATATTTGAACGGGATTTTCAAATAGTAAACATAACTCCGAatcgtaccaaaattttatttttgtaatataaaatatatttcagaTTTTTGTCCTCTGTATGTTTTGAtcgatttatatttttcaaattgtttccGTTGCAGGTATTTTCCGTGAAACCTTCGATTCGCGACAAAATAAATCTGGTACATTTGACACAAGTTTGTTGTTCTCGACAAGTCTTCGTTTAACAAATGCCAACAATTTGGTACCTGTGTTAAACATAGGTCGTGTGGAATGTGTTTACGAATTTTATGCCTCCGATAACGATGAACgagttcaaataaaatttctcgaTTTCAATATTCCCACTGATAAGAATACATCAGAATGTAAACCAAATGATTCATTGCAACTATTAACCCAAGTCAAgggaaaatatgaaattatgGATCTATATTGTGGAGCCTTTTTGCCCAAACCAATTATGTCTACAGGTCGGAAATTGATACTACAATTTGTTGGTAAATATCCGAATAATCAACAAAAGCTTGCAGGATATTATGGATTCAAAGCAGAATACTCCTTTCTCACAagtaggaaaaatattttaacacaatCGCATGTATTTTTTTAACTAATTATATCTTTTCAGATTATGGAATCACAACAGGTATTCAGTTGGGCCATAATTGTAGTTTTTCCTATAATAGTACAACGAAGAAAACTGGATTCttcacatcgcccaattttcctGGTCTATATCCCCAAAACATCAATTGTGACTATTTTTTCTATGGCGAAGTGGATGAAAAGGTTATAATACGTttcagttattttgatgtcgagGGTGTTGGAAGGtatgtataattattttttggtcCCAGGAATCTGTGTAAAATGACTCTCAATTTTTTCTTCCTTCTTCTATTTTGAAGCAGTTGCGAACATATGACAGCAAGCGATTATGTTGAATTCTCAAACTTTATTAGTAcagatagaaaatttcctaaattttgCGGAAAacgtgaaaaatttgaaattcgtTCGGATGATCGTTTTTTTCGTGTCTCTTTTCACTCGAATGATCGCTTCGATCGCAGTGGTTTTCGTGCTTTCTATGAATTTGAGGGAAAATCAACACCATCGGAAAACACATCAATGCAAAGTTACATATTTGCCAAAGCATCATatacaagaaaaacaattaatatatattctattatatttctaaaatacgttttaattcagttttgtaaaaaatggtttaatttttaagtaatttgttgtaaggaataaatatatatgacagtaaAGAGTAaaagtgagtactatgttcg contains these protein-coding regions:
- the DNAlig3 gene encoding DNA ligase 3, whose translation is MLFNKYKVFRIISLHRFVKSTKNMSHCVEDNRLFTFTRICDEIAAERSYNNKAQILKDFLRKGCNKREFQGDTLLWIRMLIPSDSQAVYNLQNKQMLKLFSRLFNCDVQKMHLDLEQEGDVSETLRKFFEASIKLKPQKDSTLYLQDVDEFLKKLEQRTKEDEQTELLQQLCKRTTSSDLKTIIRIIKQDLRMNAKASHVLAAFGPMAYSSYQATRDLAAVVKQFSFKKGEPTKDLMPMADKAKGKKGAKAGNVQVMTPISPMLANACNSVEEAFRKSPMGLFSEIKYDGERVQIHKQGNEFKFFSRNLKPVMEHKVKRFKEFIPKAFPGAGDMILDSEIILVDTKTGELLPFGSLGAHKKKEYPHAEVCLFVFDCILFKGEDLTNVSCKQRRKILEDNINPIKNYVQLSESYFLKTKNELALMTAKVLKAHLEGVVLKDPNGTYQPGKRGWLKVKKDYLFGGQMADTADLVVLGASYGSGKKGGVLSIFLMGCYDRRDRLWKTVTKVHTGLDDNTRLQMHDHLMKLMERSDANRLPTWFLCNKPLIPDFVAKDPKVMPVWEITGAEYTKSGEHTASGISIRFPRITRLRDDKSTKEATDLEHLENMYEASKNNVNVDLLIKGCDDEDEDKLQINSKLNLQGVITPKKEIKSETEESPVTNIKKEKKITTPSDSGSNKKRKSQNPPEEEKLFVENKKIKVENEGKNFNSKDEGRKIRTMHDFVIKKEIKTELKEEEPTPSTSSKAKANLQSPIKKSKLFKDFNIYFDNINNLTELKNIVESHSGTLTTNGKLANLVIHETCNPNLNLDECRLKYCRTCHHLSKQWLLDCVKEKKLLDYGLYAVVMNTQ